From a single Candoia aspera isolate rCanAsp1 chromosome 2, rCanAsp1.hap2, whole genome shotgun sequence genomic region:
- the PCBP4 gene encoding poly(rC)-binding protein 4 isoform X1 translates to MHSYTVASPDRMSGSDNGLDETELSITLTLRMLMHGKEVGSIIGKKGETVKKIREQSTARITISEGSCPERITTITGSTDAVFRAVSMIAFKLEEDLGTGATNGGTISKPPVTLRLVIPASQCGSLIGKAGAKIKEIRETTGAQVQVAGDLLPNSTERAVTVSGVPDAIIQCVRQICAVILESPPKGATIPYHPSLSLGPVLLSANQGFSMQGQYSGISQAEVTKLQQLSGHPVSFSSLAQTPSIVAGLDANSQNSSQEFLVPNDLIGCIIGRQGSKISEIRQMSGAHIKIGNQTEGSAERHVTITGTPVSITLAQYLITACLETAKSTSQTPPVDLGMTFSQPLTPSPAPALTAVAAPPPALLGPPYAISLSNFIGLKPIPFLTLPPSSAAGHNGNLASYTTKISTANASKKGERQKFSPY, encoded by the exons TTCCTACACTGTGGCATCACCAGATAGGATGAGTGGCTCAGATAACGGACTGGACGAAACAGAACTCAGCATTACGCTCACTCTCCGGATGCTTATGCATGGAAAG GAAGTTGGCAGTATCATAGGCAAG AAAGGAGAGACTGTGAAGAAGATACGGGAACAG AGTACTGCCCGGATTACCATTTCAGAAGGATCCTGCCCTGAGCGGATCACCACTATTACAGGTTCAACTGATGCCGTTTTCAGAGCTGTTTCCATGATTGCCTTCAAGCTGGAAGAG GACCTGGGAACTGGAGCAACCAATGGAGGAACCATCTCCAAACCACCAGTAACCCTGAGGCTGGTCATCCCAGCTAGCCAGTGTGGCTCGCTCATTGGCAAAGCTGGAGCCAAAATAAAGGAGATCCGAGAG ACAACGGGTGCCCAGGTCCAGGTGGCTGGAGACCTTCTGCCCAATTCCACTGAAAGGGCTGTGACAGTCTCTGGAGTACCCGATGCCATCATCCAGTGTGTGCGACAGATCTGCGCAGTTATCCTGGAG TCACCACCAAAAGGCGCCACCATTCCCTACCATCCCAGCTTGTCCTTGGGACCGGTTCTTCTGTCAGCCAATCAG GGATTTTCCATGCAAGGACAATATAGTGGAATATCTCAAGCTGAG GTGACAAAGTTGCAGCAGCTTTCCGGGCATCCTGTCTCATTTTCATCCTTGGCGCAAACTCCATCTATAGTTGCAG gCCTGGACGCAAACTCTCAGAATAGCTCTCAGGAGTTTCTGGTTCCCAATGAT CTCATTGGCTGCATCATTGGCCGCCAGGGGAGCAAAATCAGTGAGATTCGGCAAATGTCCGGAGCACACATCAAGATCGGGAACCAGACAGAGGGCTCTGCCGAACGTCATGTGACCATCACAGGCACGCCGGTCAGCATCACTTTGGCGCAGTACCTCATCACAGCCTG TTTAGAGACGGCCAAATCTACCTCCCAGACGCCCCCCGTTGACCTCGGCATGACTTTCTCCCAGCCCCTCACCCCTTCGCCAGCCCCAGCGCTGACAGCAGTGGCCGCACCTCCCCCAGCCTTGCTTGGTCCCCCCTATGCCATCTCCCTCTCCAACTTCATCGGCTTGAAACCCATTCCCTTCTTGACACTGCCCCCTTCCTCAGCCGCGGGGCACAATGGCAACCTTGCCTCCTACACGACCAAGATCTCCACAGCCAATGCAAGCAAGAAGGGTGAGAGGCAGAAGTTCTCCCCATACTGA
- the PCBP4 gene encoding poly(rC)-binding protein 4 isoform X2, whose amino-acid sequence MHSYTVASPDRMSGSDNGLDETELSITLTLRMLMHGKEVGSIIGKKGETVKKIREQSTARITISEGSCPERITTITGSTDAVFRAVSMIAFKLEEDLGTGATNGGTISKPPVTLRLVIPASQCGSLIGKAGAKIKEIRETTGAQVQVAGDLLPNSTERAVTVSGVPDAIIQCVRQICAVILESPPKGATIPYHPSLSLGPVLLSANQGFSMQGQYSGISQAEVTKLQQLSGHPVSFSSLAQTPSIVAGLDANSQNSSQEFLVPNDLIGCIIGRQGSKISEIRQMSGAHIKIGNQTEGSAERHVTITGTPVSITLAQYLITACWTPAL is encoded by the exons TTCCTACACTGTGGCATCACCAGATAGGATGAGTGGCTCAGATAACGGACTGGACGAAACAGAACTCAGCATTACGCTCACTCTCCGGATGCTTATGCATGGAAAG GAAGTTGGCAGTATCATAGGCAAG AAAGGAGAGACTGTGAAGAAGATACGGGAACAG AGTACTGCCCGGATTACCATTTCAGAAGGATCCTGCCCTGAGCGGATCACCACTATTACAGGTTCAACTGATGCCGTTTTCAGAGCTGTTTCCATGATTGCCTTCAAGCTGGAAGAG GACCTGGGAACTGGAGCAACCAATGGAGGAACCATCTCCAAACCACCAGTAACCCTGAGGCTGGTCATCCCAGCTAGCCAGTGTGGCTCGCTCATTGGCAAAGCTGGAGCCAAAATAAAGGAGATCCGAGAG ACAACGGGTGCCCAGGTCCAGGTGGCTGGAGACCTTCTGCCCAATTCCACTGAAAGGGCTGTGACAGTCTCTGGAGTACCCGATGCCATCATCCAGTGTGTGCGACAGATCTGCGCAGTTATCCTGGAG TCACCACCAAAAGGCGCCACCATTCCCTACCATCCCAGCTTGTCCTTGGGACCGGTTCTTCTGTCAGCCAATCAG GGATTTTCCATGCAAGGACAATATAGTGGAATATCTCAAGCTGAG GTGACAAAGTTGCAGCAGCTTTCCGGGCATCCTGTCTCATTTTCATCCTTGGCGCAAACTCCATCTATAGTTGCAG gCCTGGACGCAAACTCTCAGAATAGCTCTCAGGAGTTTCTGGTTCCCAATGAT CTCATTGGCTGCATCATTGGCCGCCAGGGGAGCAAAATCAGTGAGATTCGGCAAATGTCCGGAGCACACATCAAGATCGGGAACCAGACAGAGGGCTCTGCCGAACGTCATGTGACCATCACAGGCACGCCGGTCAGCATCACTTTGGCGCAGTACCTCATCACAGCCTG cTGGACTCCTGCCCTTTGA